The Micropterus dolomieu isolate WLL.071019.BEF.003 ecotype Adirondacks linkage group LG23, ASM2129224v1, whole genome shotgun sequence DNA window catggcgcTTGAGACTGGCGAGCAAATCTGtcactgcatgactgtttaaaatgggtcagatgtgctgtataattaaccttcattttaatttctgtctccacgattagctaatcgtgttctttcaaatttcaatttcgatttgaaaaccattaatcgttcagccctagtgaACACTGAATCAAATGAAAGGTTTCAGAGattgtaatatttaatataaatgctGAGATATAACTCTTTAAGGTAAGACAAAATTCCACTAAAACCTAGATTACAGCAACAGACAACAATGAAGGCTCAATGGATCTCATATTCGTACAGACTGTGACATGCGTGACTTAATGCTCATCCATCCACCAGTCCCTTTCATCCGCTGTAACATTACATAATAGGACAGAGTGATCAGCCTCAAAGACCTAAACATGTTTGGCAACAACTCCACCATGACCTTTTCATTGAATTACCTTCTGCAGGGAAAATAAAAGTTCACTGCTCTGCAATGTTTTCACATGTTTCAAGAAAACAGTCTTTCAATTAGTTTGCAAAAATTAGGTGACAAATTATCCCCCATTTCATTTTGTAAAGATTTTATTCCAGGCAAAGGTTGTCCTGACACCTCCAATTAATAAGGggatgtgagaaaataattcaAGGGGAAGGGGATTCAGAAAAGGGGgagtattttttctttttgcagaaGGAGTTTTTTGGATGCTGGTAGTTTTGCACCTTAACAGAAAGCAGAACTACAATGAAGTAAAACGAGGTGTGACATGACAGTTACAGCTCCTGGTTCAAAAGTAAAGAATAGCTGGCACATGGTGCATCATTCTGTTGAGTGTGCAATAATTAATGCCAATTCCACTTTTATTGTGGTGTTTATCTGTTAGCTAAATGCGAAAATTATTATTCCTTTTAACAAATTAAGGTTTAAAATGGAGTAAAACATCTTAAATTCTTTGCACACTTTTGTTTATGAATGGCAGAATTAACTATATACAAGTCATAGTGTTAAATATTGAACATATTGTTGAGGGTGTTGCAGTTTGAAAGGAAAATATGAATAATGCTGGAGAGGCCTATAAGTTAAGTTCAGCTCCCCTCCCCACCACAATCATTTCCATTCTGTCCCTAAACATTTTCACCTTCCAACAGATTAATTGCTTGTGTTTTCTGATAAAATGTATACAGTAGCCTATAAAACCGACTCTCAATATTGACTCCCAGCTGTAGGCACCATATGGACAGGTGTATAACTCACTTGTATGAGCTGCCGCCTGTAATCTCCTCTTTGATCTGCCTGTTCACTGCGTCCGCCGCCGCCCTCCCTCTGCCCTCTCCTTCCACCTTCAGGACAACTTTCTTCTGTCCCTCCTGTTTACTGGACTTCTTTTTCCTTTCCTGCCCCTGCAGGAGGTCTTTCTCCTGCACCTTGTCGGCAATAGCGCTCTTCTCCACGCCGCTTTCCGCATCCGCCAGCGCCGCGTGCTTCTTCGCGTGCCTGGACCTGTCCGGTGCCCGGTCTTCACCGGCGGAGGTGGTTGGAGGCGGTTTGGGTATCCAGGGATGGTCGTGCCTTTTCGGGATCGGCCAGGGCTTGAAGTCCTTCTGGTACTGGGTCTCGCTGTTGAACGGCGTTTCCGGTCCGTGGTACTCGTTCTTGGGTTTACAGCTCGGTTCGGGTCGCACTCTCCAGTGCTTATAGTCCTCGCGCATCACCGAGCTGCACACGCGCTCCTCGGAGACGCACCTTCGCGGCGCGCGTTCCGCTGTCGTGGTGCGGCTTTCTGCGCGAGACGGCTGCGTTTGTATGGCGACCCGGGCCTGGGAAGGGTGGAGCGGCGGCTGCAGCTGGATGTGCTGCATCTCCGACGCGTCCGTGTACTTGGTGAAGACCAAAGGCACCGCAATGTCAGCCTTGTCCAGCTCCTTCCAGAAGCGGGCCATGCAGCACGCCCTGCTGATACAGGGCCACGCCATGGTGAGCTTTCGAGAGCTCCACTACAATACAACCTGCACCGGttccaaaatgcaaaaaaaaaaagaaaaaagatatttCTCTCCTCCGGTGGGCCTTGTATTAAAGAAACAAGATGTCCGTGTGTCGGGACGGCTGCAGTAGGCTACTGTTGGCGTTAGATGCGATTATTATCCATTGTGTTTCTAAACTACACAGGTTTGAACGAGTTTAATTAAAACTAACCGTACAGACGTTTGCTCTGCTTccccctgtgcccgctctgTCCCTATGTCTTGCTACATCACTCCACGGCTGGGCACCGCAAGGAAAAACAGCCCCGCCCGCCTGCTCAGCATCCCGTAGACACAACTGGGGCCGCCgaggaggaaaataaaagtCAAGTCAGAGAGAATATCAATGACTTCCGGTTTCAACTGCAGCTTAAACGCCGTGCTGAGTCATTTAAGGAACGCccggaaagaaaacaaatcagatAGAAAGAGTTGAAGAGGAGCTATTAGGCTATAGGCTGGTACCACACGCTCTTCATGTCGCACATCTGTAGCCATAAACACTCAAGGGGGTCTGCTGCTTTGATTCTGAAACTTGATAATTGGTTTCCGATTTAAGGCTGATGAACACGGTGAGCTTGACTTAAACGATGTGTTGTTACGCACAAAGCTTATCTCAACATTTGGatattaattaaaacaaaacaatgtaacctaaataaaatgaatgagaaATATGATGATACCAGATTgattaacattaacattcacTATTGTACATAAAGATTCATTaatataaagtatttttatgTGTAAGGAAGTAATGCAGTAGGCTACATATCCTATGTAAAATATGGCTTATCAATGCCATAAAAAGGTCTGTTAAATGTAAGCAGATTCATGCAAAATTGCCTTTGTGACAAAACATGCATTATTGGCAGACTGTGTCCACAACTAGCAGAATATATGAATAATGCCAACTCATTACACCCCGAGGGGCCTGTTTCACATCTACACTACAATTTCTAAGACATCTGAAAGACAGGCACATTATCTAAATAGGTGTTTATAATGAAGGCTGACAGCCCATTTTTAGaagcaataataaataactatGCTTTAAGGCATGAcgttttccttttctttaacTGCATTTACTTTTTTGTCAGTGGGTGCAGGTAAAGCATTGACTGTCTAGCTTAATATTCAAGATCAAAGTGTTAATGAGGTAATTAAGAGATACACCCTGAATAAATCAATAATTTATGAAGCTGTAATGAAAGGGCCAAACAAAATGGAATGGCACTCAAACCTATTGGCCCTGGCAAATGTCAATCGAACAGAAGCTAATGGGGGAAACTGATACAAAGATAAAAGATACACAAAGACAATGGAGAGAGGGAATGTCTAAGGTTTGTGAGTGTCTgttgttgtgtctgtgttgatTAGTGATGCCAGGCGTGGGTGGCTCCTCCACTATCTcctgttattattgttttttcttcatCGACACCTTGGATaacctttacacacacaccttgatTGTTGGCTGTGCATTTTCCAATCATTTCCCACAGCCCTGATAATAACGCCTTGTGATAAGAAATGTGTTACACCTCTGCAAATGACCTTTGTCACTGTCTGTATCTGTACCCAGAGATGCACTTATGTGGTTGCTCAACCAGATGGGGCTGCCTTTACAACTTTATAGACCAACATATTACAGTTATAGTTAACCACTACCCGCCTTCCATGCAGTGCAAGGAAAAAACCTattaaagcaacatgaaaagaCCTTAAAAAGACATTCCCCTTCATTGACTGGATTGTAGCAGCTCCTTTCTTGCAGGGTCAAAAGTCAGATGTGACGGATTGACAAATCAAACCCTATATATTCAGTTTCTGAGATAAGACTTAGTAGGAGGTGATTGTGGAGAGGTGAGAAGGGCAGACTTTGGACCCACTTCACTTGGCCTTCTTCACGACCAGCTGCAGTGCCACCACTTGTCTGTCCCCTCTTGTGGAAAACATGAAGGTTGATTTTGCCCCCTTGGACATGCCGTTGGACAGGAGACTGCAGACAGCTGCGGTGCTGCAGTGGGTCTTCTCCTTCCTTGGCCTGGGTGAGTGTGCATGTTGTGCATCCACTGGAAACGATGGAAGTAAAATTCTACAgccatttttcatttctttacaGTAGGCATTCATATACATTAGCCTAGCTGCTCTTGGGTAAATTGTAAGTGAACGCAGGACTTACTTACAGAGAACTCTTGTGACAAGTGACATAAACTGCTGGATTACCAGGAGAGAGAGCGGAGCTGACATGAGCAGAGTGCAGTCCACAGCTGCACACAGTTTGCCCTATCAACTGACCCCAGATTacactatgtttttttttatatgttggAACCCAACTTGATGTGTCCACTTTTTGTAGTTGTACAGATGTTGTATATCAGTGGTACCTTTTTCCCCCCCTGGCATACACCCAAAGCCATGTCACGTTccacattttttcttttgtctgagGCTGCACAAAAAGTGCACCCTGTGGCCACCTTTACATGGGTGTTATTTGAcactattaataatataaaagtggagattgttaattttttttctttttacacaaGACATAGTGATAATGGAATTTTGTTCATTAGGTTTGGTCAAATTTGTAATACTACCACTTGGCAGAAGCTTTGGAACCGTTTCTCCATTTATGTCTACCTCTCTATCTACCTGCTTGCTTGTTGACTGCTTTCTGTTAATAAACCTAACTTCATAAACGTAGCAGCTGGTGTTCTGGTGTTACAGTGCAACTGAATGTAGTTGGTGAAGGTCGGCAGCAGTAACAGTTAGCATTAATCAGCAGTAATCAGTTACAGCCAAACAACATAAGACAGATAACACAACATGTATGCCACAAAATCAGAAGAAAAATGGAATGCTAtcataaaaccacaaataacGTGTCTAACACAATGATGTAAAAGATTTTGAAAGACGTTTGGCAACTGAACACTGATGACTGTGTGCGTCCAATGAAACCACTGATACCTACACATTCCTCCACAGCAAGGGTCTATTTGCTGTCTCCTGCAGAAATCAATGCTATTAATGCAGAGCAGACATCTCCCATTCATTAAGTGGCTAATTCCAACCATGCACATTATCTtcaatttacatttgttattgtaTCAGAATGGATGGTTATATAATGCACTTGTTTACAGTATGCTCTTGCTGCTGCTCACTACACACGTTCTTCCTCTCCTCAGCACCCAGCTGCATCTTCCTGTTCTTTTACCTGCTGTTCACTCGCTTCTGGCTGATCAGTGTGCTGTACGCTGTCTGGTGGTTCTTTGACTATGACACTCCTGCACGTGGCGGCCGCAGGGTGCCCCTTTTGTGCGGCCTCAGACTTTGGGAATACATGAGGGATTACTTCCCCATCAAGGTGAGAGGCAgctttcagaaataaatagaaataaaatattatactcATGAACGACAAGGATAAGGCTGCACGCAAGCTTATATTGTCATTATTAGATTAtattaattaaaagaaaaatacgTTGCTGCTCAAGTTGTTGATAGATGAGTAGATTGATACCACTCCCATGTCTGGTAAACATGAAGCTGTAGACAGTTTAGCTGAGCATACAGACTGGAAGTAGGTGttaacagctagcctggttctgttactgttacagtttttacagtattaataaTACGGGTTATGTTGGACTGATTGGTCTTAGTAACAAGAAACTTTCTAAGGTTGCCT harbors:
- the map6a gene encoding microtubule-associated protein 6 homolog encodes the protein MAWPCISRACCMARFWKELDKADIAVPLVFTKYTDASEMQHIQLQPPLHPSQARVAIQTQPSRAESRTTTAERAPRRCVSEERVCSSVMREDYKHWRVRPEPSCKPKNEYHGPETPFNSETQYQKDFKPWPIPKRHDHPWIPKPPPTTSAGEDRAPDRSRHAKKHAALADAESGVEKSAIADKVQEKDLLQGQERKKKSSKQEGQKKVVLKVEGEGRGRAAADAVNRQIKEEITGGSSYKNEYKAYTDVKPTKMIRARSQYLPPDGKSCQETSYSSTYKGQAPLQPANNKALERRRIRSLYSEPYIEPASQVDRYSSPRSKPKKPGAAGRDKPVKKAKDKQSAALRGSKKATSENQPENRPAVGDKEKSKEMNNKLAEAKEVVLKQYHYIQLCQPIRDIGWVQTLKQHLWGCALPNPRDAKDEVLRPNYHHSQGAAGGEPEPPLERPEPRRSGGVVRFALDGNQTE